One Defluviitoga tunisiensis genomic window carries:
- the rsmI gene encoding 16S rRNA (cytidine(1402)-2'-O)-methyltransferase, producing the protein MGKLYIVGTPIGNLEDITFRALKILEKADLIFTEDKRVTLKLINHYNLGKKELFTFNEANASKLIEKAITLIKSHEVTALVSDAGMPVISDPGSSLIEECWKEDIEIDIAPGPSAVTTALALSGFVASRFVFLGFLPRDKKLRRLLREINEKEIKSTIVFFESPNRIIKTLKEIKDHLGNVDLFVGREMTKLHQELFRGNVEEALAFFESKEIVKGELTVVISSTK; encoded by the coding sequence ATGGGAAAACTATATATAGTCGGTACGCCTATTGGTAATTTAGAAGATATAACTTTTAGAGCCCTTAAAATATTAGAGAAAGCAGATCTTATTTTTACAGAAGATAAAAGGGTTACCTTGAAACTTATTAATCATTACAATTTAGGTAAAAAAGAATTGTTTACGTTTAATGAGGCAAATGCTTCTAAATTAATAGAAAAAGCAATTACTCTTATTAAAAGTCATGAAGTAACAGCTTTAGTTAGTGACGCTGGAATGCCAGTTATTTCGGATCCAGGTTCAAGTCTAATTGAAGAATGTTGGAAAGAGGATATAGAAATTGATATAGCACCAGGCCCTTCAGCGGTCACGACTGCCCTAGCCTTAAGTGGTTTTGTGGCATCAAGATTCGTTTTTTTAGGTTTTTTACCAAGAGATAAAAAATTAAGAAGGCTTCTTAGAGAAATAAACGAAAAAGAAATAAAAAGTACAATCGTTTTTTTTGAATCTCCCAATCGTATAATAAAGACGTTAAAAGAGATAAAAGATCATTTAGGGAATGTTGACTTGTTTGTAGGAAGAGAAATGACTAAATTACATCAGGAGCTTTTTAGAGGAAATGTTGAAGAAGCTTTAGCATTCTTTGAATCAAAAGAAATTGTGAAGGGAGAATTAACAGTTGTTATTTCATCAACAAAATGA
- the dxs gene encoding 1-deoxy-D-xylulose-5-phosphate synthase has product MDTNVPLYKLLNNMNYEELEELAQKIRKYIYTTISNGSGHLASNLGVVELTIALYRIFDPVEDVIIWDTSHQSYVHKLLTGRWKEFKNIRKKAGISGYTNIFESDADKFGAGHAGTAIAAALGFFLSDKLKKRKRDIVAIVGDGALGCGMTLESLNQLNYQGANVKIVLNDNEMAISKNVGAISQLLNNFRVKKEYTETKKALKSSLEDSSVGKDVENLLKKFRDALKYSFYASPAPFFEDMGIKYYGPVEGHNIKKLEEYFKFMKEYNEGPVLLHVVTKKGKGFEEIENAPIKFHGISKKDDKISYSKIVGHTLAWLKNYEFLAFTAAMSSGTGLDILQEISPDKVIDMGITESSVVTTAAAVSFGGILPIVDIYSTFMQRAFDSLIHDVALQKAPVLFLLDRAGLVGEDGPTHHGVFDLSYTRLIPNVEVWTPLDAQDLANMVYTSVIQGIKKPRFIRFPRDGEKISVTQILENLKIVNGEWRFLKKSESDVYVLAVGTMAQLVVKALNEFEVNIIGVRSVKPVDDFVMQVLAEKANYIFVYEEGSLKGGFNEEIYKLKNKQIFAFGIKDDFVSHATREEQLQECGLDIESIKKNFEELFLKTDIGTKILRRR; this is encoded by the coding sequence ATGGATACAAACGTTCCTCTTTATAAACTGCTCAATAATATGAATTATGAAGAATTGGAAGAATTAGCTCAAAAAATTAGAAAATATATATATACAACAATATCCAACGGCAGCGGCCACCTTGCTTCTAATCTGGGAGTAGTTGAGCTAACCATAGCATTGTATAGAATTTTTGATCCTGTTGAAGATGTAATTATATGGGATACTAGTCATCAAAGCTATGTTCACAAACTTCTAACAGGTAGATGGAAAGAATTTAAGAATATTAGAAAAAAAGCAGGTATAAGTGGATATACCAATATTTTTGAATCAGATGCTGATAAGTTTGGTGCTGGACATGCGGGTACCGCTATTGCTGCAGCACTAGGTTTCTTTTTATCAGATAAGTTAAAAAAAAGAAAAAGGGATATAGTAGCTATTGTTGGAGACGGTGCTTTAGGATGTGGAATGACCCTTGAATCCTTAAATCAGTTAAATTACCAAGGAGCAAACGTTAAAATAGTATTGAATGATAATGAAATGGCTATTTCAAAAAATGTTGGTGCGATATCTCAACTTCTTAACAATTTCAGAGTAAAAAAAGAATATACAGAAACGAAAAAAGCTTTAAAAAGTTCTTTGGAAGATTCTTCCGTTGGAAAAGATGTGGAAAATCTATTGAAAAAATTTAGAGATGCGCTAAAATATTCATTTTATGCTTCGCCCGCACCTTTTTTCGAGGACATGGGTATAAAATATTATGGACCAGTTGAAGGACATAATATAAAAAAACTTGAAGAGTACTTTAAGTTTATGAAAGAATATAACGAAGGTCCAGTTTTGCTACATGTTGTTACCAAAAAAGGAAAAGGATTTGAAGAGATAGAGAATGCGCCTATAAAATTTCATGGAATATCCAAAAAAGATGATAAAATTTCTTATAGTAAAATAGTTGGCCATACTCTTGCTTGGCTTAAAAATTATGAATTTCTAGCGTTTACTGCTGCAATGTCATCAGGTACAGGTCTTGATATATTACAAGAGATTTCTCCAGATAAAGTTATCGATATGGGTATTACAGAATCAAGCGTAGTAACTACTGCAGCCGCTGTTTCTTTTGGCGGTATTTTGCCTATTGTTGATATATATTCTACATTCATGCAAAGAGCTTTTGATTCATTGATTCATGATGTAGCTTTACAAAAAGCCCCAGTTTTATTTTTGCTTGATAGAGCTGGTTTAGTTGGAGAAGATGGGCCTACTCATCATGGTGTTTTTGATCTATCTTACACTAGATTAATCCCCAATGTTGAAGTTTGGACCCCTTTGGATGCGCAAGACCTTGCAAATATGGTATATACATCAGTTATTCAAGGAATAAAAAAGCCTAGATTTATTCGTTTTCCTAGAGATGGAGAAAAAATTAGCGTAACACAAATATTAGAAAATCTCAAAATAGTAAACGGAGAATGGAGATTTTTAAAAAAGTCAGAGTCGGATGTCTATGTTCTTGCAGTAGGAACAATGGCACAGCTTGTTGTTAAAGCTTTAAATGAATTTGAAGTAAACATAATAGGCGTTCGAAGTGTTAAACCGGTTGATGATTTTGTAATGCAGGTTTTAGCAGAAAAAGCAAATTATATATTTGTATATGAAGAAGGAAGCTTAAAAGGTGGTTTTAATGAAGAAATATACAAATTAAAAAACAAACAGATATTTGCTTTTGGTATAAAAGATGACTTTGTTTCTCATGCTACACGTGAGGAACAACTTCAAGAATGTGGATTAGATATTGAATCTATAAAAAAGAATTTCGAAGAATTGTTTTTGAAAACAGACATTGGCACTAAGATTTTAAGAAGAAGGTGA
- a CDS encoding DUF370 domain-containing protein translates to MFVSVGKGVYIPTERIHSIVPASLIQFSKIKKIYQGIDVITQSEDEEEGSIKGSTSLIDATYGKGVKTVIYMDSGQIILTPLTADKIVEKVRKGRR, encoded by the coding sequence ATGTTTGTTTCAGTTGGTAAAGGTGTGTATATCCCGACTGAAAGAATACACTCCATTGTTCCTGCAAGTTTAATTCAGTTTTCAAAGATCAAGAAGATTTACCAGGGAATTGATGTAATAACACAGTCTGAAGATGAAGAAGAGGGGTCTATAAAAGGCTCAACAAGTTTAATAGATGCCACATATGGAAAAGGCGTAAAAACTGTTATTTATATGGATAGTGGACAAATAATTTTAACTCCTCTTACTGCAGATAAAATAGTTGAAAAAGTAAGAAAAGGAAGGCGATAG
- the xseA gene encoding exodeoxyribonuclease VII large subunit, whose amino-acid sequence MLFHQQNEFKFESIQELIEYLNSIFVNSPMYSKEIEVIGDVTHAKYSKRGDLYVELSQKVRNSNYSITIFFNQSSIPYLLDHCHLKSEKELINKRWKFGGVVNFWKREAKYVVHGTYVIALGDSEIEKKRREILKILEKNGLLRKVEHELVELNPIKKIAVVSSPTAAGFGDFLKNINHARFVPIVHLYPAPMQGVNTVPGIKYALGAILKSKIDYDIVVIIRGGGSKSDLMYFDDLELAYIIAKFNEKIPVVVGIGHEQDKTIPDYVSWKNYSTPTEVSRDIVNQINFYVDRIESLEKDLTLYFNNIYSRAENLISFNTINNIKYFINKEILNASKKLEDNYLQIKNQVNLILEYNEKNVDLNKLENISNLLNFLLNNVSKNVVTYQNSILTEMKNMIDYSESSLINVFQRLTESSPFAAFLYNGVLIKKNEEIVDSISKIDEGEKVRLIFKDGSADSNIEKIYKW is encoded by the coding sequence TTGTTATTTCATCAACAAAATGAATTTAAGTTTGAATCAATTCAAGAACTTATTGAGTACCTTAACTCTATTTTTGTGAATTCTCCAATGTATTCTAAAGAAATAGAAGTTATAGGGGATGTAACCCATGCTAAATATAGCAAAAGAGGAGATTTATATGTAGAACTATCTCAAAAGGTTCGAAATTCAAATTATTCCATAACTATCTTTTTTAATCAATCTTCAATTCCGTATCTTCTTGACCATTGTCACTTGAAATCTGAAAAAGAGCTTATAAATAAAAGATGGAAATTTGGAGGAGTAGTTAATTTTTGGAAACGAGAAGCTAAGTATGTGGTTCATGGAACCTACGTCATCGCCTTAGGAGACTCGGAAATAGAGAAAAAAAGAAGAGAGATATTAAAAATACTTGAAAAAAACGGCCTTTTAAGAAAAGTAGAACATGAGTTAGTTGAATTAAACCCTATAAAAAAGATAGCAGTTGTTTCATCACCAACTGCAGCAGGTTTCGGGGATTTTTTGAAAAATATTAATCATGCAAGGTTTGTTCCTATAGTGCATTTATACCCTGCTCCAATGCAAGGGGTTAATACTGTTCCAGGAATAAAATATGCTTTGGGAGCTATATTAAAATCAAAAATTGATTATGATATTGTTGTTATTATTAGAGGTGGAGGTTCTAAGAGTGATTTAATGTACTTTGATGATTTAGAACTAGCTTATATAATTGCAAAGTTTAATGAAAAGATACCTGTTGTTGTTGGTATAGGTCATGAACAAGATAAAACCATTCCTGACTATGTTAGCTGGAAAAACTATTCTACTCCTACAGAGGTTTCTCGAGATATTGTCAACCAAATAAATTTTTATGTTGATAGAATAGAATCTCTTGAAAAAGATTTGACTCTATATTTTAATAATATATACTCAAGGGCAGAAAATTTAATTTCATTTAATACAATAAATAATATAAAATATTTTATTAACAAGGAGATATTAAATGCATCTAAAAAGTTGGAAGATAATTATTTACAAATTAAAAACCAAGTAAATTTAATCCTTGAATACAATGAAAAAAATGTTGATCTCAATAAATTAGAAAATATTTCAAATTTATTGAATTTCTTATTAAATAATGTTTCTAAGAATGTAGTAACCTATCAAAACAGTATTCTAACAGAAATGAAAAATATGATTGACTACTCCGAAAGTTCTTTAATAAACGTTTTTCAACGGTTAACAGAATCAAGTCCATTTGCAGCATTTTTATACAATGGAGTATTGATAAAAAAGAATGAAGAGATTGTAGATTCAATTTCAAAAATAGATGAAGGTGAAAAAGTTAGACTAATTTTTAAAGATGGTAGTGCTGATTCTAACATTGAGAAAATATATAAATGGTAA
- the mutS gene encoding DNA mismatch repair protein MutS: protein MANLTPMIKQYLEIKEEYKDSILLFRLGDFYETFFDDAQKVSEILQIVLTKRNGHPMAGIPYHALNNYLKKLLDSGCKVAICEQVEDPQTAKGIVDRKVTRVLTPGTIVDDNMIDDFNRFSTLITKSEKGYILAVFDFSTGEFYLDTFDFNENELLDFINSFGFVQILLSKNVESLYKQIKNMLPDLYVEVLDDWYFSNNFLEHLKDIYKVFSLDYVDYNNEELKVADAVLKYLELTQFSKIRHMKIPKRFKTREYMLLDSNTIENLGILPTSTTRGKTLYDILKFTRTSMGHRKLRDFIISPLLDKNIIEQRFDYVEALKEDHLLMEELKEYFSHIKDLERISSRISLRKATPRDLIALKDSLEIVPYIIESVKTNLGISSFFDKIDPLGEVKEIIEKTICEEPSIEVGSGEVIKEGVSNELDEYRNILKNIDNILEEIEKREKELTKINSLKVSRNKVYGFYIEIPKTQIAKVPAYYTRKQTLVNTERFTIEELRQIEQKLSLAEDRIKAIEKELFDKIILELEKYVTEIKQLSDRLAELDVFRSFAEASVKYNYIRPKMIEKSRNTKIINGRHPVVERFVSNFIPNDLIFDEDRFYIILTGPNMSGKSTYVRQIGIISIMAQIGCFVPAEVAELPVYDGIFTRIGARDDIVTGKSTFLVEMLEMSTIINRATEHSLVLLDEVGRGTSTLDGISVAWAISEYLFQVKKCNTIFATHYTELTYMSYIYNEVIAKRIKVKETMEGVIFLHKIEDGTSDNSYGIEIAKLAGFPVEIVDRAREVLEQLSDRVDLENKLKKVKNIKKKSYKVQENQLKMF from the coding sequence ATGGCAAACTTAACTCCAATGATAAAACAATATCTTGAAATAAAAGAGGAGTATAAGGATTCAATATTACTTTTTAGATTAGGAGATTTTTATGAAACATTTTTTGATGATGCCCAAAAGGTTAGTGAAATACTTCAAATAGTTCTTACAAAAAGAAATGGTCATCCTATGGCCGGTATTCCTTATCATGCACTTAATAATTACTTAAAAAAGCTTTTGGATAGTGGGTGCAAAGTTGCTATATGTGAACAAGTAGAAGACCCTCAAACAGCTAAAGGTATTGTTGATAGAAAAGTTACAAGGGTTTTGACACCTGGAACGATTGTTGACGATAACATGATCGATGATTTTAATAGATTTTCAACTTTAATAACAAAAAGTGAAAAGGGTTATATTCTAGCGGTTTTTGATTTTTCTACAGGTGAATTTTACTTAGATACTTTTGATTTTAATGAGAATGAACTGCTGGATTTTATCAATTCTTTTGGGTTTGTTCAGATACTTCTATCTAAAAATGTAGAGAGTTTATATAAACAAATAAAAAATATGCTTCCAGATTTATACGTTGAAGTATTAGATGATTGGTATTTTTCAAATAATTTTTTGGAACATTTAAAGGATATCTATAAAGTTTTTAGTCTTGACTATGTTGATTATAATAATGAAGAATTAAAAGTTGCAGACGCAGTATTAAAGTATCTTGAACTAACACAGTTTTCAAAGATACGTCATATGAAAATACCAAAACGTTTTAAAACGAGAGAATACATGCTTTTAGATTCAAATACAATAGAAAATCTTGGAATATTGCCAACTTCAACTACAAGAGGTAAAACACTTTATGATATACTAAAGTTTACTAGAACTAGCATGGGTCACAGAAAATTAAGAGATTTCATCATATCGCCATTGTTAGATAAAAATATTATAGAACAAAGATTTGATTATGTTGAAGCTCTTAAAGAAGACCATTTATTAATGGAAGAGCTAAAAGAATATTTTTCTCACATTAAGGACTTAGAAAGAATTTCTTCTAGAATTTCCTTACGTAAAGCTACTCCACGAGATTTAATTGCGTTAAAAGATTCTTTAGAAATAGTACCTTATATTATTGAATCTGTTAAAACAAACCTTGGTATTAGTAGTTTCTTTGACAAAATAGATCCCTTAGGTGAAGTCAAAGAAATTATAGAAAAGACCATATGTGAAGAACCCTCAATTGAGGTTGGGAGTGGAGAAGTTATCAAAGAAGGTGTTTCTAATGAACTTGATGAGTATAGAAACATACTAAAAAACATCGACAACATTCTTGAAGAGATTGAAAAAAGAGAAAAAGAATTAACAAAAATTAATAGCTTAAAGGTTAGTAGAAATAAAGTTTATGGTTTTTATATTGAAATACCTAAGACTCAAATAGCAAAAGTTCCTGCATACTATACTAGAAAACAGACTTTGGTTAATACTGAAAGATTTACTATTGAAGAATTGCGACAAATTGAACAAAAATTGTCCTTGGCAGAAGATAGAATCAAAGCTATAGAAAAGGAACTATTTGATAAAATTATTCTAGAGTTAGAAAAATATGTGACTGAAATAAAACAACTATCAGATAGATTAGCAGAACTTGATGTTTTTAGGTCTTTTGCAGAGGCGAGTGTTAAATATAATTATATAAGGCCGAAAATGATAGAAAAATCAAGGAATACAAAGATAATCAACGGTAGACATCCTGTGGTTGAACGTTTTGTAAGTAATTTTATTCCAAATGATTTAATATTTGATGAAGACCGATTTTATATAATATTGACAGGTCCTAATATGAGCGGTAAATCTACATATGTAAGGCAGATTGGAATAATTAGTATAATGGCTCAAATTGGATGTTTTGTTCCTGCAGAGGTTGCTGAGCTCCCAGTATATGATGGGATATTTACTCGAATAGGGGCGAGAGATGATATTGTTACGGGAAAGTCCACGTTTTTAGTTGAGATGCTTGAGATGTCGACAATAATCAATAGAGCAACAGAACATAGTCTAGTACTCCTTGATGAAGTGGGAAGAGGAACAAGTACTTTAGATGGAATATCTGTTGCATGGGCGATATCTGAGTACTTATTTCAAGTAAAAAAATGTAATACTATTTTTGCAACTCATTATACAGAATTGACCTATATGTCATATATATATAATGAAGTAATTGCAAAAAGAATAAAAGTCAAGGAAACAATGGAAGGTGTTATTTTCCTTCACAAAATAGAAGATGGAACAAGTGATAATAGCTATGGAATAGAGATTGCAAAGCTAGCGGGATTTCCAGTTGAGATTGTAGATCGAGCCAGAGAGGTTTTAGAACAATTATCTGATAGAGTTGATCTTGAAAATAAGCTTAAAAAAGTTAAAAACATTAAGAAGAAGAGTTATAAAGTACAGGAAAATCAGTTAAAAATGTTTTGA
- a CDS encoding Asp23/Gls24 family envelope stress response protein, which yields MPLTEQNDYGTISISENVLKDMVYKTVEKYLKEEKIFNEKIQKDLQKSIKVSVNDDTSVSIYLKIPAKYGENIVEYSKRAQKKIKDELEKLAQVYVSNIDITIETISKPEEIEEEFEEFMEEETEKELAEEEDSSKVEDEEEKNKQNE from the coding sequence ATGCCACTTACTGAACAAAATGATTACGGAACAATAAGTATCTCTGAAAATGTTTTGAAAGATATGGTGTATAAAACTGTCGAAAAATATCTGAAAGAAGAAAAAATATTTAATGAAAAAATTCAAAAAGATCTTCAAAAAAGCATAAAAGTGTCTGTAAATGATGACACTAGTGTGAGTATTTATTTAAAAATTCCTGCCAAGTATGGTGAAAATATTGTAGAGTATTCCAAAAGGGCTCAGAAAAAAATTAAAGATGAGCTTGAAAAATTAGCCCAGGTATATGTTTCAAATATAGATATAACAATAGAAACTATATCTAAACCAGAAGAGATCGAAGAAGAGTTTGAAGAGTTTATGGAAGAAGAAACAGAGAAGGAGTTAGCTGAAGAAGAAGATTCAAGCAAAGTTGAAGATGAAGAGGAGAAAAACAAACAAAATGAATGA
- a CDS encoding endonuclease MutS2, with protein sequence MYSKLFANYNRGEFSILERARNDLEINRIIKIIASHSNTKYGEDFLLQNSKFYDNFEELENETYISNLFLDLVIKGNVKELYGVNYISNILNKIDNQENLEGKEFRNVGEFLESSEKIYMYYSKIDELLAEKIKRYDQLAYLRDEIFQTFTQDGNIKDDATAELKNIRRSMAIVKNQLNIEFNRIKNRYYKYLSIDQPIEKNDRICIAIRTENKNLIKGITVGKSDSGSTVFIEPESMIELNEKYIDLVSDERLEINKIISLLTFELQKNYTRLKQNVEIIAYIDSNIAKAKYAKLNNAIFILPSITSRKVNLKELRHPLIDREKVVPIDVELNRNGMIITGPNTGGKTVTLKSIGIAFFMSHAALPVLTIKAELPFINDIYTDIGDQQNISENLSTFSAHLVNIKQILDEATEKSLVLIDELGTGTDPIEGAALSKAILKYLLDKGPLIFATSHLSEIKVYSLEEERLLSASMSFDIETLQPTYKLLIGVPGASHAIEIAQRLGINSQVIRESYRYLDEGYAQNEKIIQQLSLMHKEYEESLLRQKNAEEKALKLKNEYEEKVEKVKNRELEYIDREIWKVKKELKKIKGEIQKIISEIKIAIEKKDIDSMQNELRKIEELTLKVDNIEEQIKTDKSEDKISDFHLNVGMVVKVPGNMVGEIKKVDGKKITVQLKNSPIQITYSPKDIEPIINADEDPVRKSVQIKINKKEIVNPELDIRGLTVNEAIPEIKKFLDDLIASGIKEGRIIHGKGSGKLAIGVWDYLRNSSIVRDFKIAKSEEGGTGVTVVEL encoded by the coding sequence ATTTACAGTAAACTATTTGCCAATTACAATAGGGGTGAGTTTTCAATTTTAGAACGAGCTCGAAATGATTTAGAGATTAATAGAATCATAAAAATAATTGCTTCGCATTCTAACACAAAATATGGGGAAGATTTTTTATTGCAAAACAGCAAATTTTATGACAATTTTGAAGAATTAGAAAATGAAACTTATATTTCTAACTTATTCTTGGATTTAGTAATAAAGGGCAATGTGAAGGAATTATATGGGGTTAATTACATTTCAAATATATTAAATAAAATTGATAATCAAGAAAATTTAGAAGGAAAAGAGTTTCGTAATGTTGGAGAGTTTTTGGAGTCTTCAGAAAAAATTTATATGTATTACTCTAAAATTGATGAATTATTAGCAGAAAAGATAAAACGCTACGATCAATTAGCCTATCTTCGAGATGAGATATTCCAAACTTTTACACAAGACGGAAATATTAAAGATGATGCTACAGCAGAATTAAAAAATATTAGAAGAAGTATGGCAATTGTAAAGAATCAACTTAACATTGAATTTAATAGGATAAAAAATCGATATTATAAATATCTTTCGATAGATCAACCTATAGAAAAAAATGACAGGATATGTATTGCTATAAGAACAGAAAATAAAAATCTCATTAAAGGTATTACTGTAGGGAAATCAGATTCTGGTTCAACGGTTTTTATTGAACCAGAAAGCATGATAGAACTAAACGAAAAATATATAGATTTAGTAAGTGATGAGAGGTTAGAGATTAATAAGATTATCTCGCTGTTGACTTTTGAACTTCAAAAAAATTATACAAGACTCAAACAAAATGTAGAGATAATTGCGTATATAGATTCGAATATAGCAAAAGCCAAGTATGCAAAATTAAATAATGCCATATTTATTCTTCCAAGCATTACTTCAAGAAAAGTAAATTTGAAAGAGCTTCGTCATCCGCTAATAGATAGAGAAAAGGTAGTACCTATAGATGTAGAACTTAATAGAAATGGAATGATAATAACCGGTCCAAACACCGGAGGAAAAACTGTTACTTTGAAATCAATAGGAATCGCCTTTTTTATGTCTCATGCAGCTTTACCTGTGTTGACTATTAAAGCTGAATTACCCTTTATAAACGATATATATACCGACATTGGTGATCAACAAAACATATCTGAGAATCTCAGCACTTTTTCTGCTCATCTGGTTAACATTAAACAGATATTAGACGAGGCGACTGAAAAATCTCTAGTATTAATTGATGAATTAGGCACTGGAACTGATCCGATAGAAGGCGCAGCCTTAAGTAAAGCGATACTAAAATATCTTTTAGATAAAGGGCCTTTGATTTTTGCAACTTCTCATCTTTCTGAAATTAAAGTTTATTCATTAGAAGAAGAAAGACTCCTTTCTGCTTCTATGTCATTTGATATCGAGACACTTCAACCCACTTATAAATTATTAATAGGTGTTCCTGGTGCATCTCATGCTATAGAAATTGCACAAAGGTTAGGAATAAATTCTCAAGTCATTCGAGAGTCATATAGATATTTAGACGAAGGATACGCACAAAATGAGAAAATAATTCAACAGTTATCATTAATGCATAAAGAATATGAAGAAAGTTTATTGAGACAAAAAAATGCTGAAGAAAAAGCTTTAAAGCTAAAAAATGAATATGAAGAGAAGGTTGAGAAGGTTAAAAATAGGGAACTAGAATATATAGATAGAGAAATTTGGAAAGTAAAAAAAGAACTCAAAAAGATAAAAGGTGAGATCCAGAAAATTATTTCAGAAATTAAGATTGCTATTGAAAAAAAAGATATAGATTCCATGCAAAATGAGCTTAGAAAAATTGAAGAATTAACCTTAAAAGTAGATAATATAGAAGAACAAATAAAAACTGATAAGTCGGAAGATAAAATCTCGGACTTCCATTTGAATGTAGGAATGGTGGTTAAAGTGCCAGGTAATATGGTAGGTGAAATTAAGAAAGTTGATGGGAAAAAAATAACCGTACAACTTAAAAATTCTCCCATTCAAATAACTTACAGTCCTAAAGACATTGAACCTATTATTAATGCCGATGAAGATCCCGTAAGAAAAAGTGTGCAAATTAAAATAAACAAAAAGGAGATTGTTAACCCGGAACTAGATATTAGGGGGTTAACTGTAAACGAAGCTATCCCCGAAATAAAAAAATTTCTAGACGATTTAATAGCTTCTGGTATTAAAGAGGGAAGGATAATTCATGGGAAAGGATCTGGGAAGTTAGCTATAGGTGTGTGGGATTATTTAAGGAATTCCTCGATTGTAAGAGATTTTAAGATAGCAAAGAGTGAAGAAGGGGGAACTGGAGTTACTGTTGTAGAATTATGA
- the nusB gene encoding transcription antitermination factor NusB, with protein MNDVVFQKRLMRKIVFESLFQIDINDNTLDEILFTLEKLNEQVNLQKEYYEEAKKYVSEIYGKKSFYDSLINKYSQGWPVDRIGNVEKTAMRICIYELLNKKDIPVKVILNEAVELTKTYSSQKSASFVNGIVNKIARSQTLLT; from the coding sequence ATGAATGATGTAGTGTTTCAAAAAAGATTAATGAGAAAAATAGTTTTTGAAAGCCTTTTCCAGATAGATATAAACGATAATACTTTAGATGAAATATTATTTACCTTAGAGAAACTTAACGAACAAGTAAATTTACAAAAGGAGTATTATGAAGAGGCCAAAAAATATGTTTCAGAGATTTACGGTAAAAAATCATTCTATGATTCATTGATAAATAAATATTCACAAGGGTGGCCGGTTGATCGAATTGGAAATGTTGAGAAAACAGCAATGAGAATTTGTATTTATGAGTTACTAAATAAAAAAGACATTCCAGTTAAAGTTATCTTAAACGAAGCTGTAGAATTGACAAAAACTTATTCGTCACAAAAATCCGCGAGTTTTGTCAATGGGATCGTTAATAAAATAGCACGTTCTCAAACTTTACTTACTTAA
- the clpP gene encoding ATP-dependent Clp endopeptidase proteolytic subunit ClpP, giving the protein MAIPLPVVIETEGRYERAYDIYSRLLKDRIVFLGSVINDDVANVIIAQLLFLESQDPDKDIFLYINSPGGSVTAGLGIYDTMMYVKPDISTICIGQAASMGAVLLAAGAKGKRYSLPNSRIMIHQPWGGAEGSAIDIQIHAREILRLRNDLNNILSTHTGQPLEKIEKDTDRDFFMNAQEALNYGLIDKVITTMSETTDDSKKK; this is encoded by the coding sequence ATGGCTATACCTCTACCGGTTGTTATAGAAACAGAAGGAAGGTATGAACGAGCCTACGACATATATTCAAGACTGTTAAAAGATAGGATAGTGTTTTTAGGCTCTGTAATAAATGATGATGTAGCGAATGTAATAATTGCTCAACTTTTGTTTTTAGAATCTCAAGATCCAGATAAAGACATTTTTTTATACATTAATTCTCCTGGAGGTTCTGTCACAGCAGGCTTAGGTATATATGATACAATGATGTACGTTAAGCCGGATATATCTACTATATGTATAGGTCAAGCTGCTTCAATGGGGGCAGTTTTGTTGGCGGCGGGAGCAAAAGGGAAACGATATTCTCTGCCAAATTCAAGAATAATGATACATCAACCATGGGGCGGTGCTGAAGGTTCGGCGATTGATATTCAGATTCATGCACGTGAAATTCTAAGACTTAGAAATGATCTTAATAATATATTAAGTACTCATACAGGCCAACCTTTAGAAAAGATTGAAAAAGATACAGACAGAGATTTTTTTATGAATGCTCAAGAAGCTTTAAATTATGGACTAATAGACAAAGTTATAACAACGATGAGTGAAACAACTGATGATTCTAAGAAAAAATGA